AGGCGGTGACCAGGCTTTTCCCTGGCTCGGTGGTAGCTATAGGTCCGGTCATAAGGGACGGTTTTTACTACGATATAGAGTTTAAAGAGCCTATTTCCGAGTCCGCCCTTCCTGAGATAGAGAAAGAGATGAGGCGGATCGTTAAAAAAGGTATCCCTATAGTCCGAAAAAACATATCCAAAGAGGATGCCATCGCTCTTTTCAGAGAACGTCAGGATCCCTATAAGGTGGAGATTCTTGAGGCCATAGAGGACGACTCGGTAAACGTTTACTGGCAGGACGAGTACGTCGACCTCTGTAGAGGACCTCACGCCCCTAATACCAGATATCTCAAGTATTTCAAGCTTCTCTCCGTCGCCGGTGCCTACTGGAGAGGGGACGAGAACAACATAATGCTCACCAGGATATACGGAACCGCCTTCGCTTCCCAGGAGGAGCTGGACGGCTATATCCACAGGATGGAGGAGGCTAAAAAGAGAGATCACCGTAAGCTCGGCAGAGAGCTTGGCCTTTTCACACTCCACAGAGAGGGGCCTGGTTTCCCCTTCTTTCACCCTAAGGGCATGGTGGTTATCAACACCTTGGTCGATTTCTGGAGAAAGGTCCACCGCAAGAACGGTTACGACGAGATCAAGACCCCTCTGATCCTCAACAGGGATCTGTGGATCCAGTCGGGCCACTGGGATCACTATCGAGACAATATGTACTTCACCGAGATCGACGAACAGCCCTATGCCATCAAGCCTATGAACTGCCCTGGAGGGATAATGGTGTATAAATCGGACCTCCACAGCTACAGAGAGCTGCCACTGAGGCTTGGAGAGCTGGGGACCGTCCATCGTCACGAAAAATCCGGTGTACTTCACGGTCTTATGAGGGTCAGATGTTTCACCCAGGACGACGCTCACCACTACTGCACCCCCGATCAGATCAAAGACGAGGTTTCCCTGATCATGGATATGGTGGACTATATCTACTCCGAGGTGTTTGGCTTTAAATACCACATAGAGCTCTCCACAAGGCCGGAGAACTCCATGGGTTCCGACGAGCTTTGGACCTTAGCGGAGGAATCTTTAAGGGAGGTCCTGGAAAAAAGAGGGGTCAAGTACATCTTAAACCCCGGTGACGGAGCTTTCTACGGGCCTAAAATAGACTTCCATCTGGAGGATTGCATAGGCAGGACCTGGCAGTGTGGCACTATTCAGCTTGACTTCCAGATGCCAGAGAAGTTCGACGTAAACTACATAGGCCCTGATGGAAAAGAACACCGTCCCGCCATGCTCCACAGGACGATACTCGGCAGCCTGGAGCGGTTCTTCGGCATACTTATAGAGCATTACGCAGGAGCCTTCCCCTTCTGGATAGCTCCTGTCCAGATAAAGATACTGGCGGTCGGAGAGGACCACGTGGCTTACGCCAGAGATCTCATGGCGAAGCTTAAAGGCGAGGACTATCGGGTGGAGTTAGACGTAAGGGACGAGAAGCTCGGCAAAAAGATAAGGGACGCCCAGATGGAGAAGGTTCCCTTCATGCTGGTAGTCGGCGATAAAGAGCTTGAGAGCGGTACGGCAGCGATGAGAGACCGATCTGAGGGCGATCTCGGATCTATGTCCTTTGAGGATCTCCTGTCTCACCTGAAGGGGCAATTCTCCCCTGTCTAATTGACTCTCTTTTCTGTCGATTTGGAGTTTGCGGCCATGTATGCTATTATAGGCATAGGTCGTCATTTCCCTTAGGGGAACGATAGAATAATAGGAGGTGTTCCGATGGTAAAGAAATTATCCCTAGTAGTGGCTGTTATCCTGGCTCAGGTTCTTTTTGCATCCTCTCTTCACGCAAAAGAGGTGGTGGTTTACGGTCTTGAGGCCATGCCCCTGTGTGGCGTAGTGGACGGGAAGCCCGTTGGCGTAACAGTAGAGATCCTCCAGGAGGCCACCAATCACGGAGCACCGGAGTTCACCTTTAAGATGGACGTTCCATGGCTTAGAGCTCAAATGATGGTCCAGGAGGAGGGGGGAGAGCTTAACGGTATAATACCTTTTTCTCGATCCCCTCAGAGAGAGGACTCCTTTAAGTGGGTTGGGGAGCTGATACAGACCCAGTTCCGACTTTACTCCTTCGAGAGACCTGCTCCGGTTAACTCTGTCGACGAGGCTAAAGAGTTATCCATAGGAGTCGTAAGAGGTCACGCTATTATCCCCCTTCTGGAGCGGCTAGGGATAACAAAGTTGGACCTGGCTCCTAACGCTGGGGTTAACGCCCAAAAACTCCGAGCAAATAGGATCGCTGCTGTGGCGGACTCGGATTTTATCGCCCTCTACAACTGGAAAAATTTAGGTGAAGATACCTCAAAACTCCAGGAGGGGCTGGCGATAGGGGACGCAACCAGGGTCTATTTTGCCGCAGGACTTCATTTCCCCGACGATGTTGCCCAAAGCATAGCCGACGCCTTAGAGAATATGAGATCTAACGGCAAGATGGATGAGATACTCAGCCGATGGAGATAGTCCTTGCGTGATGTCCTTTTTTCTGATATACTCCCTGGAGTCTCAGAACAAAGAAGGGCATCCCCTCACCTGGCGACGCGTGTGCAGTTGTCTGGTCACTGGACGATAATTTAATATCCTTGTTTCAGGGTATTTTGTCGTATAGTGGGGATCGGTCTTTCCGATCCCCACTTTTTTGTGTATTGACGTTTTGTAAGGGATATCCCGGCTTTTGATGCCTGGATTAACTATTATTAGAAGGGATCGGTGAACCGCCATAGCTAAGAAACTTCCTGACGAGCCGAGAGTCAACGAAGAGATAACAGTAAAAGATGTCCTGTTGATAGACGATCAAGGGGTCAAGGTCGGGGTTATTCCGACGGAGCAGGCCATTGGACTGGCCGCCTCCAGGGAGCTTGACCTGGTAGAGGTCGCTCCAGGAGCGACTCCTCCGGTGTGTCGTATTCTCGATTACGGTAAGTTCCGTTACCAGCAGCAGAAGAAGGAAAAGGACGCCCGGAAAAAGCAGAAGACCCAGACTCTCAAGGAAATGAAGATGCGTCCTAAGATCGACGAGCACGACTATAACTTCAAGACTAAGGCCATCAGAGGTTTCCTAGCTAACGGCCACAGAGTAAAGGTCTCCATCTTCTTCAGAGGCAGGGAGATGGCCTTTCTCGATAGAGGAAAAGAGGTCCTGGACAGGGTGGCTAGGGACTGCGAGGATCTCGGAAAGTCCGAAGGTTTTCCTCGAATGGAAGGTCGGTTCATGAGGATGATGCTCACCCCTATCGCATCTCCTAAGAAAGAAGCAGGTTCTAACTCCTCTGATATCGCTAAAGACTCGGAGGATTAGTCTTAAAGAACTTTAAAATTTAAGGAGGAACTTTCATGCCTAAGATGAAGACCCACTCCGGTGCCAAGAAGCGTTTTTCTTTCACCGGCAGCGGAAAGGTTTCCTACAAGAAAAGCGGTCGTGCTCACCAGCTGAGGACCAAGGACGCCCGCAGAATTCGCAGGCTCCGTCAGGACGGTATCATGACCGATACTACTGCGATAGAGACTATGAAGAAACTCATGCCCTATGCCTGATAGGCAGAACCATTATCGAGAGGTGAGATAATATGCGCGTCGCAGCTGCCAGCTCAAGCGATAGAAAACGCAAAAAGCTGTTTGCAATAACTAAGGGATATTTTGGCCGTAAAAAGAACGTATACCGCAGAGCCAGGGAGGCTTTTCTTCACTCCTTGACCAGGATGTACGCCGACAGAAAACTTCGTAAGAGGGATTTTCGTCGTCTCTGGATCACCAGGATCAACGCCGCCGCCAGACTTAACGATATCAATTACAGCAACCTTATAAACGGGCTTAAAAAGGCCAATATCGACATCAACCGTAAAATGCTGGCCGATCTGGCTGTAAACGACATGCCCGCCTTCGAGGCCCTTGCCGCCAAGGCCAAGGAAGCCCTTGGATAAGAGGTAGTGAGGACTTACAGCTCTATACCGGTCGAACGAGCTATCGCAGGAGGGTTCCTATCATTGATATTGATAGGAACCCTCCTGCTATGGGGCTTTAATCGCCTGGAGGGGATGGATCTTTCACTGTTGGACGCTTTTTTTACCTCAACTTCAGCGGTATGTGTGACCGGTTTAGCGGTAGTGGATACCGGTGCCGATTTGGCCGTTCCCTCTCAGGTCGTGCTTCTTCTGCTTATTCAGCTAGGTGGTTTAGGCGTTATGACTGCCACTACCTTCATGTTTATGCTCCTTAGGATGCGTATAGGCATAAGGCAGAGGATTCTATTTGCTGGAGGTATGGGACTGGACGGCCCTTCCGGTGCGGTTAGACTGGTGTTGCGTATAGTTAAGATTACTTTCTTGATAGAGTTTGCTATGGCGATTCCCCTCTTTTTGGGCTTTCTTGACCGGTTCGACTGGAGGAGTTCCCTGTGGTATTCGGTTTTTCATTCGATAAGCGCCTTCTGCAACGCCGGTTTTTCCCCTTTCAGCGATAGTCTAGGGTCTTTTACCTTCAATTGGCTGATTCTAGGGGCGGTGATGGTCCTTATCGTCCTAGGAGGGGCCGGGTTTGTCATCCTAGGGGATTTGTGGGAATGGATAATAGGTGGTAAAAGAAAGCTCTCGGTTCACTGTAAACTGGTTCTTTTGACCACTTTTTGGTTAATAATTATCGGAACCTGTTTCTTTCTCATTATGGAGTGGAACGGGGCTCTCGCTGGAATGTCTCCGTCTCTAAAGTTATGGAACGCTCTTTTCTGCGCTATTACACCTAGGACCGCTGGATTTAACACTATATCCATGGGATCCCTCTCGGTACACTCGGCTTTCATGGTTATGATTTTGATGATAATAGGCGCTTCCCCTGGATCTACCGGTGGAGGGATAAAAACCACCACCTTCTCCCTGCTGGTATCGTCGGTGTTTTTCAACACCAGGGGGAGCTCCAGGCTGGTTCTATGGCATAGGACGGTGCCCCAGGAGACCGTATTGAAGGCTATGATGCTTTTTTTTCTCTACCTTATGGCTATAGTGCTCGGGGTTTTTGCCCTAAGCACCGTAGAAAACCTTTCCTTCGAGGCTGTCGTCTTTGAGGTAGTCTCCGCACTGGGGACCGTAGGACTTTCCATGGGAATAACGGCGAATCTCTCCTGGGCGGGCAAGATATTATTGATAATCCTGATGTTCTGGGGACGAATAGGGGTTATGACCTTTATGTTTAGTCTAGTCGAAAAAGACGATTGCGATAAAATAGGTTATGTCGAAGTATCCGTCCCTATAGGATAGAGGTGTTTTCTTGAGTAACGAAAATAAGATGTACTTTGTCGTAGGGGTTGGGCGTTTTGGACTTTCCCTTTGCTCAAGGCTTGTGGCCTTAGGTCAGAGGGTTGTAGCCGTCGATAGCGACCCGTCCAAGGTCGCCGAGGTGGCTGATCTGGTTGATTACGGGGCCCACCTAGACGCTTCCGATGAGGAGGCCTTGATAAAGGCTGGGGCTAAGGAAGCGGACGTGGCAGTGGTCACTATAGGGGAGAACATAGAAGCCAGCATCATGGCTACCGCTATACTCAGGGGGCTGAATATAGAGAGGGTGGTCTCCAGGGCCCAGACCTCCATCCACGCCAGGGTTCTGGCCCGAGTAGGTGCCCACAGGGTAATCTTCCCCGAGAGGGACATGGGGATAAAGGTCGCCGATCAGTTCGTCAATCCTTGGCTATCTAGTTTTTCCCAGATCCCCGGCAACGGCTACATAGTAGGAGAGCTAGTCCCTATGGACAAAATGGTGGAGAAGAGTCTCATAGATCTGGATTTTAGAAAGTCCTTTGGGGCCACGTTGCTACTTATCGAGAGGGATGGACGTAAAATTTTTCCCGAGAGGGACACGAAGATCCTGTCCGGTGATCGCCTGATGGTGGTTGGTGAAAAAGACAGACTTGCCGAGTGGATCAAAGAGGTCGCAGGCGAAGAAGAGTCAGGAGGTTAGAGGGTAGCTATGGGAGATATAGATCTTCAGTTAGATGATTTAAGAGCCCAGTTCAGGGCGGAAATAGAAGGGGTAGGGGATATGGAGGTCCTTAAGGATCTCAGGGTAAAGTATCTAGGAAAAAAGGGGCAGGTGACCTCCCTTCTAAAATCCTTAGGAAAGCTTCCTGCCGAGGACAGGCCTCGGGCCGGTAAGGTCATAAACGACCTTAAAGAGGAGCTGGAGTCGATCCTTTCCGATCGGTGTGCCGTGGCGGAGGAGGAGGCCCTCACCGCTATGGAGCTTAGGGATTTTGTTGACGTGACCCAGCCTGGAAGGGGTCGTCCCGCCGGAGGGGTCCATCCGGTGATGCAGGTCATGTACGATGCTGCGGAGATTTTGGCGGGATTGGGCTTTTCAGTGGCCTTAGGACCGGAGATAGAGGACGATTTTCACAACTTTGAGGCCCTTAATATCCCTCCCCATCATCCCGCCAGGGATATGCAGGATACCTTTTACTTCGACGACGGCAAGCTGCTGAGGACCCATACCTCTCCGGTTCAGATAAGGTCCATGCTTTCTATGGGGGCTCCTATAAGGGTGGCCTGTCCTGGAAAGGTGTATCGCAGGGACAGCGATCCGACCCACTCCCCTATGTTTCACCAGATAGAGGGGCTTTTAGTGGAAGAGGACGTCTCCATCGGCGATCTCAAAGGATGTCTGGAGACCATGATATCCGCTATTTTCGCCAGACCCCTTAAGGCCCGTTACAGGGCGAGCTACTTCCCCTTTACCGAGCCCTCTATGGAGGTCGACATCGAGTGTATAGCCTGTTCGGGGGAAAACCCTGGCTGTAGGATATGTAAAGGCACTGGCTGGCTGGAGATAGGCGGCATGGGTATGGTCCATCCTAACGTGCTTCGGGCGGGAGGCATAGACCCGGAGAGATTCAACGGTTTCGCCTGGGGGATGGGTCTGGATAGAATCGCCATGCTTAAGTACGATCTCAGAGATCTTCGTCCTCTTTTCGAGGGAGATCTCTCCTATCTTCTCTCTGGGAGGAATAGATAAATGCTGGTGTCATGGAATTGGCTTAAAGAGCTTGTGGATCACTCTCTGGACGTTCAGACCGTGGCCGACAGGCTCACCGTTACGGGAAATGAGATAGAGTCCATAACCCGACCCTGCGGCAGTCTTTCAGGGGCGATTGTAGCGGTGGTTTCGTCTTTATATCCTCATAGCTC
The uncultured Dethiosulfovibrio sp. genome window above contains:
- the pheS gene encoding phenylalanine--tRNA ligase subunit alpha, translating into MGDIDLQLDDLRAQFRAEIEGVGDMEVLKDLRVKYLGKKGQVTSLLKSLGKLPAEDRPRAGKVINDLKEELESILSDRCAVAEEEALTAMELRDFVDVTQPGRGRPAGGVHPVMQVMYDAAEILAGLGFSVALGPEIEDDFHNFEALNIPPHHPARDMQDTFYFDDGKLLRTHTSPVQIRSMLSMGAPIRVACPGKVYRRDSDPTHSPMFHQIEGLLVEEDVSIGDLKGCLETMISAIFARPLKARYRASYFPFTEPSMEVDIECIACSGENPGCRICKGTGWLEIGGMGMVHPNVLRAGGIDPERFNGFAWGMGLDRIAMLKYDLRDLRPLFEGDLSYLLSGRNR
- the infC gene encoding translation initiation factor IF-3, with protein sequence MIDDQGVKVGVIPTEQAIGLAASRELDLVEVAPGATPPVCRILDYGKFRYQQQKKEKDARKKQKTQTLKEMKMRPKIDEHDYNFKTKAIRGFLANGHRVKVSIFFRGREMAFLDRGKEVLDRVARDCEDLGKSEGFPRMEGRFMRMMLTPIASPKKEAGSNSSDIAKDSED
- a CDS encoding TrkA family potassium uptake protein, which produces MYFVVGVGRFGLSLCSRLVALGQRVVAVDSDPSKVAEVADLVDYGAHLDASDEEALIKAGAKEADVAVVTIGENIEASIMATAILRGLNIERVVSRAQTSIHARVLARVGAHRVIFPERDMGIKVADQFVNPWLSSFSQIPGNGYIVGELVPMDKMVEKSLIDLDFRKSFGATLLLIERDGRKIFPERDTKILSGDRLMVVGEKDRLAEWIKEVAGEEESGG
- the thrS gene encoding threonine--tRNA ligase, whose protein sequence is MYRFSGADGKVMESEPLSSGDVLKSWKQDKGALAAKVNGQELDLDVVLSSDSEVLPITGDSAEGLDVLRHSTAHLLAQAVTRLFPGSVVAIGPVIRDGFYYDIEFKEPISESALPEIEKEMRRIVKKGIPIVRKNISKEDAIALFRERQDPYKVEILEAIEDDSVNVYWQDEYVDLCRGPHAPNTRYLKYFKLLSVAGAYWRGDENNIMLTRIYGTAFASQEELDGYIHRMEEAKKRDHRKLGRELGLFTLHREGPGFPFFHPKGMVVINTLVDFWRKVHRKNGYDEIKTPLILNRDLWIQSGHWDHYRDNMYFTEIDEQPYAIKPMNCPGGIMVYKSDLHSYRELPLRLGELGTVHRHEKSGVLHGLMRVRCFTQDDAHHYCTPDQIKDEVSLIMDMVDYIYSEVFGFKYHIELSTRPENSMGSDELWTLAEESLREVLEKRGVKYILNPGDGAFYGPKIDFHLEDCIGRTWQCGTIQLDFQMPEKFDVNYIGPDGKEHRPAMLHRTILGSLERFFGILIEHYAGAFPFWIAPVQIKILAVGEDHVAYARDLMAKLKGEDYRVELDVRDEKLGKKIRDAQMEKVPFMLVVGDKELESGTAAMRDRSEGDLGSMSFEDLLSHLKGQFSPV
- the rpmI gene encoding 50S ribosomal protein L35, producing the protein MPKMKTHSGAKKRFSFTGSGKVSYKKSGRAHQLRTKDARRIRRLRQDGIMTDTTAIETMKKLMPYA
- the rplT gene encoding 50S ribosomal protein L20, with protein sequence MRVAAASSSDRKRKKLFAITKGYFGRKKNVYRRAREAFLHSLTRMYADRKLRKRDFRRLWITRINAAARLNDINYSNLINGLKKANIDINRKMLADLAVNDMPAFEALAAKAKEALG
- a CDS encoding transporter substrate-binding domain-containing protein, whose product is MVKKLSLVVAVILAQVLFASSLHAKEVVVYGLEAMPLCGVVDGKPVGVTVEILQEATNHGAPEFTFKMDVPWLRAQMMVQEEGGELNGIIPFSRSPQREDSFKWVGELIQTQFRLYSFERPAPVNSVDEAKELSIGVVRGHAIIPLLERLGITKLDLAPNAGVNAQKLRANRIAAVADSDFIALYNWKNLGEDTSKLQEGLAIGDATRVYFAAGLHFPDDVAQSIADALENMRSNGKMDEILSRWR
- a CDS encoding potassium transporter TrkG; this encodes MILIGTLLLWGFNRLEGMDLSLLDAFFTSTSAVCVTGLAVVDTGADLAVPSQVVLLLLIQLGGLGVMTATTFMFMLLRMRIGIRQRILFAGGMGLDGPSGAVRLVLRIVKITFLIEFAMAIPLFLGFLDRFDWRSSLWYSVFHSISAFCNAGFSPFSDSLGSFTFNWLILGAVMVLIVLGGAGFVILGDLWEWIIGGKRKLSVHCKLVLLTTFWLIIIGTCFFLIMEWNGALAGMSPSLKLWNALFCAITPRTAGFNTISMGSLSVHSAFMVMILMIIGASPGSTGGGIKTTTFSLLVSSVFFNTRGSSRLVLWHRTVPQETVLKAMMLFFLYLMAIVLGVFALSTVENLSFEAVVFEVVSALGTVGLSMGITANLSWAGKILLIILMFWGRIGVMTFMFSLVEKDDCDKIGYVEVSVPIG